One window of uncultured Trichococcus sp. genomic DNA carries:
- a CDS encoding DUF4305 domain-containing protein, translated as MTLKNLLTQVIIRFVFAILFIWLAVDAVNTAGWGFMAIISVLFATSDVVKGVRMFNAYLKIKDSIGKN; from the coding sequence ATGACTTTAAAAAATCTATTAACTCAAGTGATCATCCGCTTCGTTTTCGCAATCCTCTTCATCTGGTTGGCAGTCGATGCCGTGAATACTGCAGGCTGGGGATTCATGGCCATCATCAGCGTGCTGTTCGCAACAAGTGATGTCGTGAAAGGCGTACGCATGTTCAATGCCTACCTGAAGATCAAAGACAGCATCGGCAAAAACTAG